The genome window ATTCCTGTCTGGGCGCTGATTCTGTCTGGATGGACGGATTCACCCTTCCGCTATGCGCCGCGCGATTGGCACGTACACGAGATGCTCTTCGGCTTTCTGCCCGCCGTGATCACCGGTTTCCTCCTGACCGCGATGCCGAACTGGACCGACCGGCCTCCGCTCAGAGGCACGCCGCTGCTGGCCTTAGTGACTCTCTGGATGGCCGGACGTCTGACGATCGCCATGCCATGGCCGACGCCGCTGGTTTCGGCTCTCATTGATGCGGGCTATCTGGCTGTGCTGGCCGCCATTGTCTGGCGGGAAATCATAGCGGGGAAAGCGTGGGATCGCGCACCGATCGGCATCGTCATCAGTCTCTATGCAGCCGCCAATATCCTGTTTCATGTGCTGGCGCTGAGGGGGTCAGAGACGGATCTTCCGGAGCGGATGGCCGTCGCGCTCATGATGCTGTTACTGGCGCTCATCGGGGGGCGTGTGACGCCCAGCTTCACCAGCGATTACCTGGCCGAACGAGGCCTTCCAGACCAGCTTCCATCCTTTTCCCGATTCGATGGACTGACGATTCTTCTCACAGTGATCGCGGCCCTGTCCTGGGTGGTTCAGCCGCAAGCCGGAACAACGGGATGGTTCTTGAGCATCGCAGGACTGGCCAACAGCGTCCGTC of Nitrospira sp. contains these proteins:
- a CDS encoding NnrS family protein; this encodes MPTEQPSYQGPAFLSYGFRPFFLSAALFAGIAIPVWALILSGWTDSPFRYAPRDWHVHEMLFGFLPAVITGFLLTAMPNWTDRPPLRGTPLLALVTLWMAGRLTIAMPWPTPLVSALIDAGYLAVLAAIVWREIIAGKAWDRAPIGIVISLYAAANILFHVLALRGSETDLPERMAVALMMLLLALIGGRVTPSFTSDYLAERGLPDQLPSFSRFDGLTILLTVIAALSWVVQPQAGTTGWFLSIAGLANSVRLARWRGWLTWREPIVLILHMGYGWLAFSLLIIGGSILGFGLKPADAVHALTTGAVGAMTLAVMTRASLGHTGRPKQADRLTIVIYMLVNLGALLRVFGPMSGLPPNLVLGAAAAFWSGAYLLFAALYGSYLIRPSLDE